In Plectropomus leopardus isolate mb chromosome 17, YSFRI_Pleo_2.0, whole genome shotgun sequence, the DNA window ACATGGCTGTGTTTCGGCTCTGCACAGGGGACCCATAAGAAGATGCTGGATGTGGCCAACATGTTGGGGCTGTCGAACACGGTGATGAGACTGATCGAAAGGCGAGCGACCCAAGACAAGTTCATCATGATCGGAGGCATGCTGGTGACCTGCATCTTCATGTTCCTGGTGATCAGATACTTGGGTTGACAGCTATCTTTCCGCAGCGGTCGTTTTTCATCACTTGTGGACATTTCTGCAGCACATCATCCCTCATGATATGAAAATTGGCAGAACTGAATTTTTAACATCagatttcagttgtttttttaaattgtgccattatagtttattttccaccattgaaattattttgggCACCAGCAAAATGTTAAGGTTAAAGAAGACCTTCATTACTTTCAGTATTTTATTCCACTTGAAGCTGCAAGAGAGTGTTGGACTTATTGATAATGGGTGATAATGGGTGTGCTGTCGTCCTCAGATTACTGTCACTAATCcataatctaattttttttttttatcaaaaccaCTCTGAAACTGTAAATCTGTGACTACCCAAATAGCTTTTTCATGAATATGTCAGATCTTCATACTCAGCTCGCTTTTGCTTCCattgaaaaaagttttgttttgctccTGAATCTGTCAGTAATGTGGTCAGTGTCATTCTGCCTCATAATTTCATAgtaaatagaaatagaaatgtgGAAATACTCACAATTCTCCATGAAAACTCCCTGAAGAATCTGTTTCATGATGTATGTAGCATAACAGTGGCAACAATGATCTGTTCAGAAAGACAATGAAAGCAACAATTTGTAACTGTTTGTCATTTCTCTTGGATTTAAAGGTAAAGTTCACCCTAaagtcaaatatatatatatatatttttttcctcttactggtagtattatttatctatctagTTTTAGtatgagttgccgagtgttggagatattggcttcATGTAAgaataattttctttctaccaaactacacccaccagcTTTATCACCGGCAAAAAGGAGGAAGCATGCATCTGCTCATGGATGAGTGGCTCTAGCTGAGATGAGCTGTAACATCAACTAACTCAGTGGTGCTAGCAGTAGCTGCATGTTTCCTTCTGCATTATAATACGGGTGGTGGGTGttgttcggtagaaagaaagtagttcctgaggattattttaagtaaccaGGCCATGATTTATGTAAAGATACATTACTGTTGTAttctttggtgctttgagcactgcagcccaagtgccatctagttccattaaattggagagaaggcagacatctctacggccaatatctaCAATGTTGTGCAGCTCACACCATTACAGCCTGGACTGATAAAAagtactacaggtaagagaaaaaaaatgtttttttttgtatttaggggttaactgtccctttgaGCTTGGGTCTAGTCTCACTATGTTAGTGACCTCtctgaaattaataaaacatgtttcattgTCTTGGCACGTCTTCATCTAGCTGCTGgtaacctgagcaaagtgaAGTTAAAACTGAGGGGTGTTTACTCGTCACATCTGTTGATTTACTGCTCTAACTCATATTCCAAGACAACAAGGGCACCATCTAGTGTTTCATGTCTGACACTGAACCACGCAGGGTTTTTGCTGGACTTCTTCCAGGTTAaaattacctgttttttttcccccatcctTTAGGAGATTTAATGTTTACATGTGAATTTCATTTACCCTAATTTTTatgataaaacacacattaagtCAAGATTTTTATTTGCTGAAACagtatgtttttagaaaatacagAGTTGCTACTGTTTGAAAGATCACTATGCTTTGCCATTCCAGCCCATCTTAACTGGGCTCATTTAGAAACAAACTtgataaaatacatacatgtgACCATCTTTGATCCATGTCGTCATTCTGCCCCCCCTCCTCCAATAccaaacatcaaaaatgttactAGGTTAATCTACAgcagttttatttacaaaattacacaaaagcaaaacacagcCCTTCTTTTGAAgagcattttggaaaataatttaaaaacagaaaaatacaattattgcAGTATACTACAATCTTATTGTTACATGATGCGAACGCACCATCGCGATGTACAGATTTTCAGTGCAATTTCTTCAGGTGCACCCTCACCACAGGGAACATTAGCCTCAGAGCATCAGGGATGTAACAACCCCTACATCACATTCCCCCTCGCCTACAGAGGGGGGTTCTTAATGTGACAATGTCATACCGATTTGGACACCATAGTTGTAATTTCATATGGTCATCATTGGTGGGATTCTTCACATTACACactgatatatatatgtacaagtTACTGCATTACAAATTATTTGAGGATCCAATAGAGAGCAAGTAGTCATATGAGAACATAAACAATATCTGTAAATATGTAGTAGTCCGTCTCTGAAGGTTACATTACAGAGTCAACGCCATTTGCCTCCCACATACTCCTTTTAACATGATTCAGCTTATAGCTTCAGCCATTATGTCTCCTTGGCTGTCAAAAACTGtgagaataatattttttatgtggaaaacaaacaaaaaaacctccaGTGGTTTCTCTGACTGgtcattcagaaaaaaatgggtGGTGTTAATATACCTCAAGCTGGAATATATACCAGTGTCTCGAGGAAGTCTCTTTAAATCTACACCCTGTTTTAGAAATTCAGGGCAAAACATAAGCAAAAAAGTCTCACAtgagccagaaaaaaaatgtaagtgtcCATTTAGAACCCAACACAGGCAGCACCACTTTGTGGCTAAACTTCTGCTCTGTGTTGGCCGGTAAAATGGTGGTTTACTGACAGCTTCCTGTCTTGCTGCCCGCATGTTGCTGCAAAGACTTCATCTTAAACCCTGAACAAAGTCAGTTTAGTTTGAGTCTTTCTTCCAGTGGTTGGGTGCTGTGACTTTACTCCTTCACAAGTATCATTACTCAAGAGCCATGGTTAGGTGGGTGCTGAAGGTCCTGTCCTGAGAAGATTGGGTGTAGCAGTGGGTGGAGCTGGAGAGCCGCCGCTGCAGCAGCCTGTGAGGGCCGGGGTGTGAACAGTGTGGGGTAGAGGGCTGTATGTGGTACATGGTGCAGAGCTAAGGGGGTGTGGTGGAGTGCAGAAGCTGGGATGATGTGTATCGGCTGACCAGAGAGGAAGGCTGTAGGGTGAGCTGGAATCAGCCCCGCGTGTCCGAGTGAGTGTCCCAGAGAATGGCCGAGGGAGTGGCCCAAAGGAGACAGGGAGATGGGGGTCAGGTGGTGCTGGGGAATGTGGTGCACCTGGGCCAGCTGGGCATGTGCAGGGTGTGGGTGGTGGGCATGTGCTGGGTGGATGCCCATGGCTGCAGCGGTGGCAGCATGGTGCTGCAGAATGGCATGCTGCACTGTGGTGATCGATGTGGCGGAGGCTACAGACACAGCGGGCTGCTGGATGTGGATCTGCTGCAGGGCCGGGGGAGGGGGAGCTGGGGCCAGGttggcagctgctgcagcagcggctgctgctgctgcagcagagggaAATGTCTTGACCTGCTTGGCTAAAAGCTGCTGCTGGATGTGCTGCTGTGCGGCCTGTTGAAGCTTGCTGTATTTCTCCATCTCTTCTGGTGTGAACGTGATGGGCTGACTCTCTAAGGGAGCCAGCCCGTCCTCCTCGGCCTCCATGCCATCCTCCTCCAGATTTGGTGGTGGGTAACCAGGGTATGCATGCATTGGAGGCTGCTGCTGTATTTCAGGCATGAGGGACTCCATCATGGGGATCTGAGAAGGGTCCTGTCCTGGTTCTCCTTGGTACTGCGGCATCATCATGGAAGGCTCCTGTTCGAACAGCGGCCGAGGTTCTTGGTGCACCTGGGCTTCTGCAGTGGGGTGCTGCGTCTCCTCTTGCACCACTGCGATCTGCGGGGCCTCCTCGACCCTCTGGACCGGTGGAgctggaggtggtggtggaggggggaACTCCCTTATAGGCTCCACCAGAATATCCTCTGCCTCAGCCTCAGAGCACTTCCCTGCTCCGGATTTCTCACCCTCATCAGGTCGAGTTAGGGGAATCAGTGGTTTCTTCCCTGCCTGCAGTTTACCAAAAAGCGGCAGCATGGCTTTGTTTCCCAGAGTCGGGGGGAGTTTGGGTCCAAAGTATCCCTGTGGTGGATCCTTAATCTTAATCCCAGATTTTGTTCCTGTGGCAGAATCATCAGAGCTTTTTTTAGACTGAACTTTCTCCAGCAGCTGACGTGCAGTGAGGGTGTTTTTCTGTTCCCCTGCATCTCGGGACCCACCTGGCCTCAGAGACTGCGAGCTGGATGAATGGGTGTTGCGGTTAAGGCCTCGTGATGAAGATGAACGTGGAGACTGGGAGCGGTAGATACAAGAGCGGTTGAAGTCTCTACGGTGTGCTTCGCTGTCCCCTCTAGCTCTGGGGCCTCGTCGGCGAGGAGAGCCTTTGGTGGAACTGGAGGAGCGGCTGGCGGAGCTGTGGCTTCGGCTGTAGCTGCGCCTCCAGGATCTCGCGCTGGTGCTGCGACTCCAGCTACTGGAGCTTCTTGAGCTGCTCCGATGGTGCCTCCGGTGCCTCTTCCTGCGGCTGTAGCTGCGTGAGCGAGAGCGTGAGTCttctgaggaagaggaggagtaCTGATGTCTCCTGGATCGTCTACGTCCTCGGCTTCCCCTCCGCTCATACTCAGAGTCTGACGAACGTTTGGAGTGCCTCCGCCTGCGACCCCCTGTGCTGTAGTCGCTGTAGCTGTCTGAGTAGCTGCGACTGCGGTGGCTGTAGGCACTGCTGCCGGCTGACGAGCGCTCGGAGCTGCTGGAGTATGAGTGACTACGGGAGGTTTGGCCCCGATGGCGCCGACGGCTGCTGCCCCGTCTTTCCCCTCGTCTCGAGGAGCGGCTGCAGGACCGCCCTGATTCCTCGCTATGGTGGCGGCGTTGTTCCCGTGGACTTGACCTGTGATGACGTGAGCGCTGAGTATTAGAGCCCCCTTCTTCTTCGCTCTCGCTACTGGGAGGTCGACCGGGACCTGGACTCTTTTgggctgaggtggagcaggaggCACTCTGAGATGCACTGGAGTCAGTCTTTTGTCGCTTGGTGCCACTGTGCTCCTCTGAGGAGTTGACCTTGTCAGTGCCTTTTCCggctcctccctcctctgctccagACTTGCAAGGCACTTCCTTATTAGTGCGTTTCCTCTTCCCCGATTCCACTCCTACATTTCCCGtagcccctcctcctccagttgTCGGCTGACCAGAGGAAGCAACGGCTTTATCCTCAGACTTTGgttttgctttttccttttcatctcCTGCTGCCTCATCCTGATCTGGagctttgtttttgctcttcttccgtttgtgttttttcttctttttgggtTTCTCTTGCGTAACCTCGGTCTCGCCCTCCgcattttcttttgctcccTTGTCTTTTCCTTTGCGTTTTGAGTGCTTTGAAGACTTCTTatgcttcttctttttctttttcttcttgccACTACTACTGCCAGTTGCAAGCTTTTGCTCATCACCTTCTGATTGGCCAGGCTCTCCCTTCACCACTGCCTTTTCTTTGTCAGTGCTGGTCCCAGGTTTAGTAGTTGCATCTACTTCAGCTGTTGAGGCAGCCATCTCTTGCCCTTTGTCATCAGACTCCTCAAATGGCTTAGGGGACTTTGCTGCTTTCCCACCACGCGCTCCTTTGTTGCGGGACAGCTTGAAGTCAAAGTAAAGGGGATTACAGCTGTAAGACAGGGAAGGCTGAGCTTTTGTGAATTCGAGGAGCTCAGAGGGCCACTGCAGGGTCGTGCTCTCGTCTTTGCTCAGAACTGGGAAGAAGGGACCTGTGGGGATTTTAGGACCAGCACTGGAATCCAGAGTTTCCGGTGTGCTCTCTGCTTTCTGTGTAGGGGAAGAGGGTACCGCGGGAGCTGCATCTGCTGTGCATGAAGAGACTTCCTCTGTGTTTGCTTTAGGCGATGGAGGAGCTGGCTCTGGGTCAGGGGATGAGTtgacattttcttgttctttttcagTATTGCACTCTGTAACATCGGTCTTCATCTGTTCACAACTATCTTCAACCTTCTCTTGTACCTTCTCTTGTACCTTCTCCTGCCCCTcttcctcgtcttcctcctctttgCTCGTACACTGATCCGTGGCCTtcataaacagcaaaaactggAAGTGAGGCTTTACCCGACAGTGAGCTGGAGGTATGTAGTGATAGTACTGTGGCTCCTGCCCAGCAtatccttcttcttttttcatcatcatcttcagtTTGTTGAGAGTGGAAGCCAGAGAAGTGCCATCATCAGGTTGCTGCACCTCTTCTGTTGCTGCCACACTAGCACActctcctccctcacctcctcctgaTCCTCCCTTAGGGCTGTCTGAGCTGCAGCCAGATGTTTCCTCTTGCCCTCCAGCCTTTTCTCCCTCCTggccctcctcttcctccattgCCTCCTCTCCATGATCAGCAAACACTGCGGCTGCTGTTTCCAGTTTTACTGGGGCTTTCTTGGCGAAAGAGAAGGACACGCTGACTTTGGATGCACCGCTAGGGGTTGGAGACGAGGAGCTGTTCTTCCCCAGAGAGAAGCTGATAGTTGGGCCTGGCTTAGGAGAGACTTCCCCAGTTTTATCTGCCAGTGATCCTTCCAGGACACAGTCTGTCGAAGTGGTGTTCTCAGGCGTCATGTCGCCATCTTCTGATTTCTCTCCGTCCACAGCCACTGTGGTAGTTTTGAACATGGGCCCACTTCCTGGTGTACTGAAACACAGAAGCACGATAACGATGAGATGTGgaataaatgaagaaaactgaagaaacaGCAGATGTGATTTCAGTGACAGTTAACCAGGATAATCGCATGCTTGTTGCGTTTGTTTTCAATCACAAAGGCTACATTCAGACTGACGGCAAGTAAGATTTGTTTCTCAAATAAGATCTAACACAGACGGTCCGCACTGTTATTTGCAAGTGATCAGATCTGATTTGTGTGTCCAGACATCGTATCTACATAGGTTGCTGTGGCAACGATGTAGGCATCAGCAACTACATAGCTACACTGGTAACGCAGCAGTTCATGTAGAAGAATGACCATCATTTTGCGCTTAAAAAATTGGACTATCAAGTCGCGGTGCAGAACTTCTCAGTCGCAGAGGTAaaggctgtggctcagaggtaaagagggtcgtcctctaatcggaaggtcagtggtttgatccctggctcctccactcaacatgttgaagtatccttgggcaagatactgataCCCGAATTGCTTCTAATGCTGCGCCAttagtgtgtgagtgcatatgAAAAGTTACTGAGCAACAGGTGGCACTAggtatggtagcctcagccaccaatgtgtgaatgtgtgtgtgaatgggcaAACGTGACATGTTGTGTGAAGGTACTTTGAGTGGTCGAAAGACTGATAAAGCTCtgtacaagtacagtccatttaccattttaccAACTCCTCCACAGCACTTAGCTTGTAGCCGCACAGATGCTTCTGTCACTCTAGATTTGACGTTATTATTCTGACGCCAGTAAAGTATTAGACATAGCTATCTATAGCTATTGCTATTGCTACAATGACagcagcgcatgtagatgcagcagccagtagctcctcaaatccttgctttAGGTAGACTAATAAATCTGCCTTCTACCTTCTATTTTGAAATCCAATTTAAGCCGCCAGAACGTCCGAGCTGGGATGCATCTGTAGAAATCTGATTGGTTTATGCATTTTAAACCATGTGGTTTGGATTAGGTttgaaaaaatcacatttcatgtGGATTTTGTTATCCATCCATGCATTTTTATCAGCATTTCCGGGGCTGCGTCACAAGGGCAGCAGGCGGAGGAAAGTactccagatgtccctctccATAGCaacgctttccagctcctctccAGGGAAACCCAATATGTTCCCGAGCCAGATGAGATACATAATTCCTCAAGTGTGCTCTGGGTCTGCCCCGAGGCCTTCTTAATGTTCTAACGGGCGGTGCAAAACACACATCCTGATCAGACATCCAAAACACCTAAACTGGCCCCTTTCGATGCGAAGGAGAAACAGCTCTACTCGGAACTTCCTccggatgtctgagctcctgGCCTTATCTCTTAGGCCAAGCACAACCACACTCTTTTTGTTATCCAGACTttcttaaattatatttttatcatattttatggcttttattatcatatttaaaaaaaactttattcatttagtaCTTAAACACCCTTTAGAGATCTGCCTGCTTAAtcacttttattcttttatttgctttattctcGTTGACCTTTTGtgttcctgcctttgctttgtctgttaaAGCACCctgtaaacatctgtttttaaaggtgtttatACAAATAACATTGTTGTTAATATTGTTTATATTGGTAGTAGtattagtgttattattatcaatCTGAATACAATCTGGTTATGCCAAAACATGCATTCAGTCTGGCAGTCTGAACAAGTAGTTTCAGCATCAGAATTCAAGAATTATTATAGTAGAGTATTTGACatgtctgtctttattttgggaaaaatgttgTCTAGATAAGAAACAAGTTTAAAACTCTACAATTTATTAAAATACtattaaatctatatttttgtttaaaaatgtggtcTATGTTTGGTCTAACAGGTAGTACAATGCTTCttcaaaacacagcagacaagCCACTGTTCCACTGAAGATGTATTTCAGCCAGCAGAGGGCAATCCAGGAAAAAATTCTTACCGGTCCTGCTGTTTCCTCTGCTCAGCCAGCTCATGCAGTCGGCGCAGCATCTTTTCTTGCTTCTTTCCATCTTTCCGGGAACGGGATGACACGTTACGAGCAAATTCTCTCTGCTTCAGCTCTTTAAGCCTCTGCATTACACAAAagcaagacagagaggaaaaaaagcacatcagGATCTTTTTGCtcacagaaaaaagacatttctgttttaaaacaaaacggATCTCCATTATGACAGCAAGAATTGATAATCAGAAGTACCTGCTTGTGAGCGTGGTCGTAAGAGTTAATGTGGTTGTCAAACTCCTGGTGTTTGGTGTACTGCTTGTCACATAGCTCACAGTAGAAATTGGCTCTCAGGTCTTCCAGAGCCTTTGCAATGGCTTTCTCCTTTTCCATCTGGTCCTGATGATGGGAAATACAGGAagaaatgagtgaatgaatctTAGAATGTGTTTAAAGAGTCAAAGACAAGACTTAATCACAGAACCAGAGTACTTGTCTTGTGTTTCCTACCACTTTTAGATGTACTACAGCGGTCCAAATAGAATAAGTAAGAGAAACAACGCTAATTATCAGAATGACACAAGGCTGAATGGCTTCACCTTGTATTTTTGCCGCAGCTCTTCTGTGTCCTCTTTCTCCACTTCGAGCACTCTCCTCTTCTCTGTGGCGTCCTCTGCATAGTCCAGCTACAAGGACAAACACAGCAGTTGGAACACACGCAGAAAACAAAGCACTCCTGAATCAAAGAGAGCTGTCCAAATTCACCTTATATATGTTTAATGCACTCTGTGGACAATTTGTTATGCTGTTGGCACACCTGGGTTACAGGGACTTTAATTTGTCAGCTTGGATTGCTTGTGATTTCTGATTCA includes these proteins:
- the gpatch8 gene encoding G patch domain-containing protein 8 isoform X3, which encodes MGMGRMEMELDYAEDATEKRRVLEVEKEDTEELRQKYKDQMEKEKAIAKALEDLRANFYCELCDKQYTKHQEFDNHINSYDHAHKQRLKELKQREFARNVSSRSRKDGKKQEKMLRRLHELAEQRKQQDRTPGSGPMFKTTTVAVDGEKSEDGDMTPENTTSTDCVLEGSLADKTGEVSPKPGPTISFSLGKNSSSSPTPSGASKVSVSFSFAKKAPVKLETAAAVFADHGEEAMEEEEGQEGEKAGGQEETSGCSSDSPKGGSGGGEGGECASVAATEEVQQPDDGTSLASTLNKLKMMMKKEEGYAGQEPQYYHYIPPAHCRVKPHFQFLLFMKATDQCTSKEEEDEEEGQEKVQEKVQEKVEDSCEQMKTDVTECNTEKEQENVNSSPDPEPAPPSPKANTEEVSSCTADAAPAVPSSPTQKAESTPETLDSSAGPKIPTGPFFPVLSKDESTTLQWPSELLEFTKAQPSLSYSCNPLYFDFKLSRNKGARGGKAAKSPKPFEESDDKGQEMAASTAEVDATTKPGTSTDKEKAVVKGEPGQSEGDEQKLATGSSSGKKKKKKKKHKKSSKHSKRKGKDKGAKENAEGETEVTQEKPKKKKKHKRKKSKNKAPDQDEAAGDEKEKAKPKSEDKAVASSGQPTTGGGGATGNVGVESGKRKRTNKEVPCKSGAEEGGAGKGTDKVNSSEEHSGTKRQKTDSSASQSASCSTSAQKSPGPGRPPSSESEEEGGSNTQRSRHHRSSPREQRRHHSEESGRSCSRSSRRGERRGSSRRRHRGQTSRSHSYSSSSERSSAGSSAYSHRSRSYSDSYSDYSTGGRRRRHSKRSSDSEYERRGSRGRRRSRRHQYSSSSSEDSRSRSRSYSRRKRHRRHHRSSSRSSSSWSRSTSARSWRRSYSRSHSSASRSSSSTKGSPRRRGPRARGDSEAHRRDFNRSCIYRSQSPRSSSSRGLNRNTHSSSSQSLRPGGSRDAGEQKNTLTARQLLEKVQSKKSSDDSATGTKSGIKIKDPPQGYFGPKLPPTLGNKAMLPLFGKLQAGKKPLIPLTRPDEGEKSGAGKCSEAEAEDILVEPIREFPPPPPPPAPPVQRVEEAPQIAVVQEETQHPTAEAQVHQEPRPLFEQEPSMMMPQYQGEPGQDPSQIPMMESLMPEIQQQPPMHAYPGYPPPNLEEDGMEAEEDGLAPLESQPITFTPEEMEKYSKLQQAAQQHIQQQLLAKQVKTFPSAAAAAAAAAAAANLAPAPPPPALQQIHIQQPAVSVASATSITTVQHAILQHHAATAAAMGIHPAHAHHPHPAHAQLAQVHHIPQHHLTPISLSPLGHSLGHSLGHSLGHAGLIPAHPTAFLSGQPIHIIPASALHHTPLALHHVPHTALYPTLFTPRPSQAAAAAALQLHPLLHPIFSGQDLQHPPNHGS
- the gpatch8 gene encoding G patch domain-containing protein 8 isoform X2, which codes for MQGRTDPVPIILKYDVMGMGRMEMELDYAEDATEKRRVLEVEKEDTEELRQKYKDQMEKEKAIAKALEDLRANFYCELCDKQYTKHQEFDNHINSYDHAHKQRLKELKQREFARNVSSRSRKDGKKQEKMLRRLHELAEQRKQQDRTPGSGPMFKTTTVAVDGEKSEDGDMTPENTTSTDCVLEGSLADKTGEVSPKPGPTISFSLGKNSSSSPTPSGASKVSVSFSFAKKAPVKLETAAAVFADHGEEAMEEEEGQEGEKAGGQEETSGCSSDSPKGGSGGGEGGECASVAATEEVQQPDDGTSLASTLNKLKMMMKKEEGYAGQEPQYYHYIPPAHCRVKPHFQFLLFMKATDQCTSKEEEDEEEGQEKVQEKVQEKVEDSCEQMKTDVTECNTEKEQENVNSSPDPEPAPPSPKANTEEVSSCTADAAPAVPSSPTQKAESTPETLDSSAGPKIPTGPFFPVLSKDESTTLQWPSELLEFTKAQPSLSYSCNPLYFDFKLSRNKGARGGKAAKSPKPFEESDDKGQEMAASTAEVDATTKPGTSTDKEKAVVKGEPGQSEGDEQKLATGSSSGKKKKKKKKHKKSSKHSKRKGKDKGAKENAEGETEVTQEKPKKKKKHKRKKSKNKAPDQDEAAGDEKEKAKPKSEDKAVASSGQPTTGGGGATGNVGVESGKRKRTNKEVPCKSGAEEGGAGKGTDKVNSSEEHSGTKRQKTDSSASQSASCSTSAQKSPGPGRPPSSESEEEGGSNTQRSRHHRSSPREQRRHHSEESGRSCSRSSRRGERRGSSRRRHRGQTSRSHSYSSSSERSSAGSSAYSHRSRSYSDSYSDYSTGGRRRRHSKRSSDSEYERRGSRGRRRSRRHQYSSSSSEDSRSRSRSYSRRKRHRRHHRSSSRSSSSWSRSTSARSWRRSYSRSHSSASRSSSSTKGSPRRRGPRARGDSEAHRRDFNRSCIYRSQSPRSSSSRGLNRNTHSSSSQSLRPGGSRDAGEQKNTLTARQLLEKVQSKKSSDDSATGTKSGIKIKDPPQGYFGPKLPPTLGNKAMLPLFGKLQAGKKPLIPLTRPDEGEKSGAGKCSEAEAEDILVEPIREFPPPPPPPAPPVQRVEEAPQIAVVQEETQHPTAEAQVHQEPRPLFEQEPSMMMPQYQGEPGQDPSQIPMMESLMPEIQQQPPMHAYPGYPPPNLEEDGMEAEEDGLAPLESQPITFTPEEMEKYSKLQQAAQQHIQQQLLAKQVKTFPSAAAAAAAAAAAANLAPAPPPPALQQIHIQQPAVSVASATSITTVQHAILQHHAATAAAMGIHPAHAHHPHPAHAQLAQVHHIPQHHLTPISLSPLGHSLGHSLGHSLGHAGLIPAHPTAFLSGQPIHIIPASALHHTPLALHHVPHTALYPTLFTPRPSQAAAAAALQLHPLLHPIFSGQDLQHPPNHGS
- the gpatch8 gene encoding G patch domain-containing protein 8 isoform X1; this translates as MADRFSRFNEERDFQGGNHFDQYEEGQLELEQASLDKPIESDNIGHRLLQKHGWKLGQGLGKTMQGRTDPVPIILKYDVMGMGRMEMELDYAEDATEKRRVLEVEKEDTEELRQKYKDQMEKEKAIAKALEDLRANFYCELCDKQYTKHQEFDNHINSYDHAHKQRLKELKQREFARNVSSRSRKDGKKQEKMLRRLHELAEQRKQQDRTPGSGPMFKTTTVAVDGEKSEDGDMTPENTTSTDCVLEGSLADKTGEVSPKPGPTISFSLGKNSSSSPTPSGASKVSVSFSFAKKAPVKLETAAAVFADHGEEAMEEEEGQEGEKAGGQEETSGCSSDSPKGGSGGGEGGECASVAATEEVQQPDDGTSLASTLNKLKMMMKKEEGYAGQEPQYYHYIPPAHCRVKPHFQFLLFMKATDQCTSKEEEDEEEGQEKVQEKVQEKVEDSCEQMKTDVTECNTEKEQENVNSSPDPEPAPPSPKANTEEVSSCTADAAPAVPSSPTQKAESTPETLDSSAGPKIPTGPFFPVLSKDESTTLQWPSELLEFTKAQPSLSYSCNPLYFDFKLSRNKGARGGKAAKSPKPFEESDDKGQEMAASTAEVDATTKPGTSTDKEKAVVKGEPGQSEGDEQKLATGSSSGKKKKKKKKHKKSSKHSKRKGKDKGAKENAEGETEVTQEKPKKKKKHKRKKSKNKAPDQDEAAGDEKEKAKPKSEDKAVASSGQPTTGGGGATGNVGVESGKRKRTNKEVPCKSGAEEGGAGKGTDKVNSSEEHSGTKRQKTDSSASQSASCSTSAQKSPGPGRPPSSESEEEGGSNTQRSRHHRSSPREQRRHHSEESGRSCSRSSRRGERRGSSRRRHRGQTSRSHSYSSSSERSSAGSSAYSHRSRSYSDSYSDYSTGGRRRRHSKRSSDSEYERRGSRGRRRSRRHQYSSSSSEDSRSRSRSYSRRKRHRRHHRSSSRSSSSWSRSTSARSWRRSYSRSHSSASRSSSSTKGSPRRRGPRARGDSEAHRRDFNRSCIYRSQSPRSSSSRGLNRNTHSSSSQSLRPGGSRDAGEQKNTLTARQLLEKVQSKKSSDDSATGTKSGIKIKDPPQGYFGPKLPPTLGNKAMLPLFGKLQAGKKPLIPLTRPDEGEKSGAGKCSEAEAEDILVEPIREFPPPPPPPAPPVQRVEEAPQIAVVQEETQHPTAEAQVHQEPRPLFEQEPSMMMPQYQGEPGQDPSQIPMMESLMPEIQQQPPMHAYPGYPPPNLEEDGMEAEEDGLAPLESQPITFTPEEMEKYSKLQQAAQQHIQQQLLAKQVKTFPSAAAAAAAAAAAANLAPAPPPPALQQIHIQQPAVSVASATSITTVQHAILQHHAATAAAMGIHPAHAHHPHPAHAQLAQVHHIPQHHLTPISLSPLGHSLGHSLGHSLGHAGLIPAHPTAFLSGQPIHIIPASALHHTPLALHHVPHTALYPTLFTPRPSQAAAAAALQLHPLLHPIFSGQDLQHPPNHGS